From Natronorubrum halophilum, a single genomic window includes:
- a CDS encoding DoxX family protein, which translates to MASGTTCDGRDSTLNNQSKDEMYSLLGRHVKSYEEHIYFVFRVLVGLLFMQHGAQKLFGLFGGVSGSGSAAPLLGMYGVAGVIELIGGLLLVIGVLTRLVALIAAGQMVVAQFIAHLPDGIIPIQNGGELGLLYIAAFLVLVLYGSGQYSLEHLFLDREIV; encoded by the coding sequence ATGGCATCTGGAACCACCTGCGACGGACGAGATTCAACTCTAAATAATCAGTCTAAAGACGAGATGTATTCTCTACTCGGCCGCCACGTGAAATCATATGAAGAACACATTTACTTCGTGTTTCGTGTTCTCGTCGGGCTGTTATTTATGCAACACGGCGCCCAGAAACTATTCGGCCTCTTTGGTGGCGTAAGCGGAAGTGGAAGCGCTGCGCCGTTGCTCGGTATGTACGGTGTCGCCGGCGTTATTGAGCTAATCGGAGGTCTCCTCCTCGTCATCGGCGTGCTGACTCGGCTCGTCGCACTCATCGCGGCTGGACAGATGGTCGTCGCTCAGTTTATCGCTCATCTTCCAGACGGAATCATCCCGATCCAGAACGGAGGGGAACTCGGATTACTATACATCGCAGCGTTCCTCGTCCTCGTTTTATACGGAAGTGGACAGTATAGTCTCGAGCACCTGTTTCTCGATCGCGAGATCGTTTAG
- a CDS encoding SDR family NAD(P)-dependent oxidoreductase, translated as MDNRVLEGQTAIVTGGAKGIGREIASTLAGEGAKVVVADVDAENAFETVSRIEAVDGEALFVKTDVTGTTSVRSMVDEALEEFGTVDILVNNAGGALDDDIAHTVDQDSWETIIDLNLTGPYTCTREVLPVMIESDGGSIVFVSSANALTGLGLPAYSAAKNGTHAFSRLIATQYGRYGVRSNAVCPGTIITESRREQRAADWDERFREQLLDQYPLQEFGTPDDVANAVLYLTSDLGRFVTGTELVVDGGLTCGLDQTFQRTLYDIDRLE; from the coding sequence GGGAGATCGCATCGACGCTCGCCGGAGAGGGAGCCAAAGTCGTAGTCGCCGATGTCGACGCTGAAAACGCGTTCGAAACCGTATCTCGAATCGAGGCCGTTGATGGAGAAGCGCTGTTCGTGAAGACTGACGTGACGGGGACGACATCTGTCCGTTCGATGGTTGACGAGGCGCTTGAAGAGTTCGGGACGGTAGACATCCTCGTGAACAACGCCGGCGGCGCGCTTGACGATGATATCGCTCACACCGTCGATCAGGACTCCTGGGAGACGATCATCGATCTGAACCTGACTGGGCCATACACCTGCACACGCGAAGTGTTGCCGGTGATGATCGAATCGGATGGCGGGTCCATCGTGTTCGTTTCCTCGGCAAACGCGCTCACTGGTCTCGGCCTCCCTGCATACTCTGCGGCAAAGAATGGGACACACGCCTTTTCTCGTCTGATTGCGACTCAGTACGGTCGGTACGGAGTTCGTTCGAACGCCGTCTGTCCAGGAACGATTATCACCGAATCCCGACGTGAACAACGCGCCGCAGACTGGGACGAGCGTTTCCGCGAACAACTGCTTGACCAGTATCCATTGCAAGAGTTTGGGACGCCCGATGACGTCGCGAACGCAGTCCTGTACCTGACCAGCGACCTCGGTCGGTTCGTGACCGGAACCGAGCTCGTAGTTGACGGCGGGTTAACGTGCGGACTAGATCAAACCTTTCAGCGGACGCTCTATGACATAGACCGTCTCGAGTGA